The proteins below are encoded in one region of Opisthocomus hoazin isolate bOpiHoa1 chromosome 26, bOpiHoa1.hap1, whole genome shotgun sequence:
- the ASB16 gene encoding LOW QUALITY PROTEIN: ankyrin repeat and SOCS box protein 16 (The sequence of the model RefSeq protein was modified relative to this genomic sequence to represent the inferred CDS: deleted 1 base in 1 codon), giving the protein MAQETFTFTSSALRSLRLQRELLEQEDRRRALARESATRRLLPESPRPPLTPSRRLQYCRDPAVHNALYTGDLVRIKSIFKDEITANLVMEMVSEELVWSPEQGLWVLSARRQQTSALRIAAGRGYSDCVRHLLLRGAEVDTVVGGQAPLHDSAAAPRPDCTRLLLAFGADPNVLSAAGTAPLHLCTSPDSLPCAELLLAHGARVNLGTRERELTALHVAAREGLAAHAELYLRHGADPSRRSRQGETPLNAACAAAERPGDAERYYRVAERLLAAGADPRAAGRKDHTPLHNACGNGQARLARLLLLHGADATVPNCAGYTPMDCALHAVEEYRDQRPEETIALLLDHGAGPVHPKMLKFCCRHPPALEMLLNAYDRVPPAEGWVGAVPPELWEEHRDFYASAVRMAGQPRRLQHLARCAVRRCLGSRCHAALPSWACRPPSAATSSCPSRGCSPDGGPGGPPVPPPPRAPR; this is encoded by the exons TCACCTCCTCCGCCCTGCGCTCGCTGCGGCTCCagcgggagctgctggagcaggaggatcGCCGGCGAGCCCTGGCTCGGGAATCGGCCACACGACGGCTCTTACCGGAGAGCCCCCGA CCCCCCCTGACCCCCTCCCGGCGGCTCCAGTACTGCCGGGACCCCGCTGTCCACAACGCCCTGTACACCGGGGACCTCGTGCGCATCAAGAGCATCTTTAAGGATGAGATCACCGCCAACCTGGTCATGGAGATGGTCAGCGAGGAGCTGGTCTGGTCGCCCGAGCAGG ggctgtgggtgctgagcGCCCGGCGGCAGCAGACCTCGGCCCTGCGCATCGCCGCCGGCCGGGGCTACAGCGACTGCGTCCGGCACCTGCTGCTGCGGGGCGCCGAGGTGGACACGGTGGTGGGGGGCCAGGCCCCCCTCCACGACAgcgcggccgccccccgccctgaCTGCACCCGCCTGCTCCTGGCCTTCGGGGCCGACCCCAACGTGCTGAGcgcggccggcacagccccccTGCACCTCTGCACCTCGCCCGACAGCCTCCC gtgcgCGGAGCTGCTGCTGGCGCACGGGGCGCGGGTGAACCTGGGGACGCGGGAGCGGGAGCTGACGGCCCTGCACGTCGCGGCGCGGGAGGGGCTGGCGGCCCACGCCGAGCTCTACCTCCGGCACGGCGCCGACCCCTCCCGCCGCAGCCGGCAGGGCGAGACCCCGCTGAACGCCGCCTGCGCCGCCGCCGAGCGCCCCGGGGACGCCGAGCGTTATTACCGGGTGGCCGAgaggctgctggcagccggcGCCGACCCCCGGGCCGCCGGCCGCAAGGACCACACGCCCCTGCACAACGCCTGCGGGAACGGGCAGGCCCGGCTggcgcggctgctgctgctccacggGGCCGACGCCACCGTCCCCAACTGCGCCGGGTACACCCCCATGGACTGCGCCCTCCACGCCGTCGAGGAATACCGGGACCAGCGGCCCGAGGAAACCATCGCCCTCCTCCTGGACCACGGCGCCGGGCCGGTGCACCCCAAG ATGCTGAAGTTCTGCTGCCGGCACCCCCCGGCGCTGGAGATGCTGCTCAACGCCTACGACCGCGTCCCCCCCGCCGAGGGCTGGGTGGGGGCCGTGCCCCCAGAGCTGTGGGAG gAGCACCGGGATTTCTACGCCTCGGCCGTGCGGATGGCGGGGCAGCCGCGGCGTCTGCAGCACttggcccgttgcgcggtgcggCGGTGCCTGGGCTCCCGGTGCCACGCCGCCCTGCCAAGCTGGGCCTgccgcccgccctccgccgcTACCTCCAGCTGCCCCTCGAGGGGCTGCTCTCCTGAcggcggccccgggggtccccccgtgcccccccctccccgagcaccCCGGTAG